A single Zootoca vivipara chromosome 1, rZooViv1.1, whole genome shotgun sequence DNA region contains:
- the ERMN gene encoding ermin encodes MTEDVQVPTSMSEYNRNMPSEKPQLQVIDIIDQIANSVEIFPYETADPIPGSPLAQGNRGGGKHLAKSTAYEVSVGIKELQGEPDGNKERETDIFSQETRSWEEESREGFCEEKHPVSTTDHKVAKMEERKMEEPQIEEVYSTNEVVVEEEQEEAELSEPKEPMKEETQLEENESTAEEDFDGTEEIMQKESNEDKHEKRLESSSKDFLSATASCNSQTEKPADQLSLVKKNDISRHSYSRYNTISYRKIRKGNTKQRIDEFESMMHS; translated from the exons ATGACAGAAGATGTCCAAGTTCCAACCAGCATGTCTGAATATAATCGGAACATGCCCTCTGAAAAACCTCAGCTCCAGGTCATTGATATTATTGATCAAATTGCAAATTCTGTCGAGATATTTCCTTACGAAACGGCAGATCCTATTCCTGGTTCCCCACTTGCACAAGGAAACCGAGGAGGAGGCAAACATTTAGCAAAGAGCACAGCATATGAAGTTTCAGTTGGGATAAAGGAACTTCAAG GAGAGCCAGATGGAAACAAGGAGAGAGAAACTGACATCTTTTCCCAGGAGACAAGAAGTTGGGAAGAAGAATCCAGAGAAG GCTTTTGTGAGGAGAAGCATCCTGTGAGCACTACAGACCATAAAGTAGCTaagatggaagaaagaaagatggaggaACCCCAGATTGAAGAAGTCTACAGCACTAATGAGGTGGTGGTAGaggaggaacaggaagaggcAGAGCTGAGTGAACCCAAGGAGCCAATGAAAGAGGAaacacaactagaagaaaatgaatCCACGGCAGAGGAAGACTTCGATGGCACTGAAGAAATAATGCAGAAGGAAAGCAATGAGGATAAACATGAAAAGAggctggagagcagcagcaaggatTTCCTTTCTGCCACTGCCAGCTGTAACTCTCAGACTGAGAAACCTGCTGATCAGCTGAGCTTGGTGAAGAAAAATGATATCTCCAGGCACAGTTATTCTCGATACAATACAATATCTTACCGGAAGATCCGGAAAGGAAACACTAAACAGAGAATTGATGAATTTGAGTCCATGATGCATTCATAA